A stretch of Ranitomeya variabilis isolate aRanVar5 chromosome 3, aRanVar5.hap1, whole genome shotgun sequence DNA encodes these proteins:
- the MYCL gene encoding protein L-Myc isoform X2, whose translation MDFGSYNTHYFYDEDLQEDFYRHIAPSEDIWKKFELVPGSPRPNAGSIGESGTEWRSEIVDLGWESPVKLSKLSSVVLRRDCMWSSFSTREQLEKVINERLSCAPSRAASTATTAQPVSEPEVPEEPVVSPVEQTAVVPAVIPEKIAHSSGSESTSDSDEDEIDVVTVGKRKSYHGRQPVTITVRADPKLFHISIHQQQHNYAARLPPEPSATSSQDSPSPSAEEPGEISCSVQPCSPSSSNSTTPSGGSDSEDLVKRKNHNYMERKRRNDLRSRFLALREEVPGLANASKSPKVVVLSKATEYLKGLIGVEQQLVAEKVKLRTRHKQLLRRISQLKSR comes from the exons ATGGATTTCGGGAGTTACAATACACACTACTTCTATGATGAGGACCTTCAGGAGGACTTTTATCGGCATATTGCTCCAAGTGAGGATATATGGAAAAAATTTGAGCTTGTACCTGGTAGCCCTCGGCCTAATGCAGGGAGCATTGGAGAAAGTGGTACCGAATGGCGGTCGGAGATCGTGGATTTAGGATGGGAGTCTCCTGTGAAACTGTCTAAACTTAGTTCTGTAGTTCTTCGGAGAGACTGTATGTGGAGTAGTTTCTCAACCCGTGAACAGCTGGAGAAGGTCATCAATGAACGCTTGTCATGTGCCCCTTCACGGGCAGCGAGTACTGCCACTACTGCTCAACCGGTTTCAGAACCTGAAGTCCCAGAAGAGCCTGTGGTCAGCCCTGTGGAGCAGACTGCTGTTGTTCCAGCTGTCATCCCTGAGAAGATTGCACACTCGTCTGGATCTGAAAGCACTAGTGACTCTG ATGAGGATGAAATTGATGTGGTGACTGTAGGAAAAAGGAAGTCTTATCATGGTCGTCAGCCAGTGACCATAACAGTGAGGGCAGACCCCAAACTGTTCCATATATCTATCCACCAGCAGCAACATAACTATGCTGCACGCCTTCCCCCTGAGCCCAGCGCTACCTCTTCACAGGACTCTCCATCTCCCTCTGCAGAAGAGCCAGGTGAAATCAGTTGTTCAGTGCAGCCTTGCAGTCCCTCTTCATCAAACTCCACTACCCCGTCAGGAGGCTCTGACAGTGAGGACCTGGTCAAAAGGAAGAATCACAACTACATGGAACGCAAGAGGAGGAATGATTTACGTTCACGTTTCCTGGCACTTAGGGAAGAGGTGCCCGGTCTTGCCAATGCTTCAAAGTCCCCCAAGGTGGTGGTTTTGAGCAAAGCTACAGAGTATTTGAAGGGTTTGATTGGTGTTGAACAACAGCTGGTAGCAGAGAAAGTGAAACTTCGTACTCGCCACAAACAGCTATTGAGGCGAATCTCCCAGTTGAAGAGCCGTTAG
- the MYCL gene encoding protein L-Myc isoform X1, translated as MNSLTFSVSGRASGDTGTMDFGSYNTHYFYDEDLQEDFYRHIAPSEDIWKKFELVPGSPRPNAGSIGESGTEWRSEIVDLGWESPVKLSKLSSVVLRRDCMWSSFSTREQLEKVINERLSCAPSRAASTATTAQPVSEPEVPEEPVVSPVEQTAVVPAVIPEKIAHSSGSESTSDSDEDEIDVVTVGKRKSYHGRQPVTITVRADPKLFHISIHQQQHNYAARLPPEPSATSSQDSPSPSAEEPGEISCSVQPCSPSSSNSTTPSGGSDSEDLVKRKNHNYMERKRRNDLRSRFLALREEVPGLANASKSPKVVVLSKATEYLKGLIGVEQQLVAEKVKLRTRHKQLLRRISQLKSR; from the exons ATGAACTCGCTCACATTCAGCGTGTCCGGGAGAGCGTCTGGGGACACCGG GACCATGGATTTCGGGAGTTACAATACACACTACTTCTATGATGAGGACCTTCAGGAGGACTTTTATCGGCATATTGCTCCAAGTGAGGATATATGGAAAAAATTTGAGCTTGTACCTGGTAGCCCTCGGCCTAATGCAGGGAGCATTGGAGAAAGTGGTACCGAATGGCGGTCGGAGATCGTGGATTTAGGATGGGAGTCTCCTGTGAAACTGTCTAAACTTAGTTCTGTAGTTCTTCGGAGAGACTGTATGTGGAGTAGTTTCTCAACCCGTGAACAGCTGGAGAAGGTCATCAATGAACGCTTGTCATGTGCCCCTTCACGGGCAGCGAGTACTGCCACTACTGCTCAACCGGTTTCAGAACCTGAAGTCCCAGAAGAGCCTGTGGTCAGCCCTGTGGAGCAGACTGCTGTTGTTCCAGCTGTCATCCCTGAGAAGATTGCACACTCGTCTGGATCTGAAAGCACTAGTGACTCTG ATGAGGATGAAATTGATGTGGTGACTGTAGGAAAAAGGAAGTCTTATCATGGTCGTCAGCCAGTGACCATAACAGTGAGGGCAGACCCCAAACTGTTCCATATATCTATCCACCAGCAGCAACATAACTATGCTGCACGCCTTCCCCCTGAGCCCAGCGCTACCTCTTCACAGGACTCTCCATCTCCCTCTGCAGAAGAGCCAGGTGAAATCAGTTGTTCAGTGCAGCCTTGCAGTCCCTCTTCATCAAACTCCACTACCCCGTCAGGAGGCTCTGACAGTGAGGACCTGGTCAAAAGGAAGAATCACAACTACATGGAACGCAAGAGGAGGAATGATTTACGTTCACGTTTCCTGGCACTTAGGGAAGAGGTGCCCGGTCTTGCCAATGCTTCAAAGTCCCCCAAGGTGGTGGTTTTGAGCAAAGCTACAGAGTATTTGAAGGGTTTGATTGGTGTTGAACAACAGCTGGTAGCAGAGAAAGTGAAACTTCGTACTCGCCACAAACAGCTATTGAGGCGAATCTCCCAGTTGAAGAGCCGTTAG